The following proteins come from a genomic window of Acidimicrobiales bacterium:
- a CDS encoding ATPase, T2SS/T4P/T4SS family produces the protein MSTVSPLQAIERTVQERAKEVSLDMGSPDSSRRLRALVDEEVARWSDDFKRGLRSFDIADRELVAERAFRNVAGYGPLEPLLADDDVWEIMVNGPDAIFVKRHAGPSGYHDEVFHDDEHVVRTLTKILDDASGSHRKLDPAEGLQDAQLDTGARIHIVHGDVGRDGHVLVNIRKFTGVAFRSLGELVERDMLDDEVAAFLRACVRARLSIVVAGAPGAGKTTLLSCLAAELDPSLRVVVAEEVFEADIPLPNVASMQTRPPRQDRKEIDLRRLVAGFLRMAPDVAIVGEVRDKEALPLLLTLSSGVKGFTTIHAGSARQALTRLRFICQLADTSSELSLAALNSLVSEAIDIVVHCTRVGDEVRVSEVLAVEDLQTGRDSTAFTVTELFRRERPGAPLTWTGNVPSRAARALEMAGYDVRDLLDRSAPPVAVIRPDPRSDGRAGADGRDGVIRRRREVRR, from the coding sequence GTGAGCACGGTCTCGCCCCTCCAAGCGATCGAGCGCACCGTGCAGGAACGGGCCAAGGAGGTGTCCCTCGACATGGGCTCCCCCGACTCCTCGCGCCGGCTGCGGGCCCTGGTCGACGAGGAGGTCGCCCGCTGGTCCGACGACTTCAAGCGGGGCCTGCGCAGCTTCGACATCGCCGACCGCGAGTTGGTGGCCGAGCGGGCCTTCCGCAACGTGGCCGGCTACGGGCCGCTGGAGCCCCTCCTCGCAGACGACGACGTGTGGGAAATCATGGTGAACGGGCCGGACGCGATCTTTGTAAAGCGCCACGCCGGGCCGAGCGGCTACCACGACGAGGTCTTCCACGACGACGAGCATGTGGTGCGCACGCTCACCAAGATCCTCGACGACGCCTCGGGGTCGCACCGCAAGCTCGACCCGGCTGAGGGCCTCCAGGACGCCCAGCTCGACACCGGCGCCCGCATCCACATCGTCCACGGCGACGTCGGGCGGGACGGCCACGTGCTGGTCAACATCCGCAAGTTTACCGGAGTCGCGTTCAGGAGCCTGGGCGAGCTTGTCGAGCGGGACATGCTGGACGACGAGGTCGCCGCGTTCCTGCGAGCGTGCGTGCGGGCCCGCCTGTCGATCGTGGTGGCGGGTGCCCCCGGCGCAGGCAAGACCACGCTGTTGTCCTGCCTGGCCGCCGAGCTCGACCCGTCGTTGCGGGTGGTGGTCGCCGAGGAGGTCTTCGAGGCCGACATCCCGCTGCCCAACGTGGCGAGCATGCAGACCAGGCCGCCCCGGCAGGACCGCAAGGAGATCGACTTGCGCCGCCTCGTCGCCGGCTTCCTTCGGATGGCCCCGGACGTGGCCATTGTCGGAGAAGTGCGAGACAAAGAGGCCCTGCCGTTGCTGCTCACCCTCTCGTCGGGCGTGAAGGGCTTCACGACCATTCACGCCGGGTCGGCCCGCCAGGCCCTCACCCGCCTTCGCTTCATCTGCCAGCTGGCCGACACGTCCAGTGAGCTCTCCCTCGCCGCCTTGAACTCGCTGGTGAGCGAGGCCATCGACATCGTCGTCCACTGCACCCGCGTCGGCGACGAGGTCCGGGTGTCGGAGGTCCTCGCCGTCGAGGATCTGCAGACCGGGCGCGACTCCACTGCGTTCACGGTCACGGAGCTGTTCCGCCGGGAGCGCCCGGGCGCTCCACTCACCTGGACCGGCAACGTGCCGAGCCGGGCCGCCCGGGCCCTGGAGATGGCCGGCTACGACGTGCGCGACCTGCTGGACCGATCGGCGCCTCCGGTGGCCGTCATCCGTCCCGACCCACGCTCCGACGGGCGGGCCGGCGCCGACGGTCGGGACGGCGTCATCCGGCGCCGGAGAGAGGTGCGCCGGTGA
- a CDS encoding ABC transporter permease — protein MLLGLVGGLSLLSVGGARRTMSAYPRFLRSANPSTMAVDTGPVQDPDSAALLDRVARFPQVEQIHAYVSFNAAFLVDDRPDLARPFEALGSLDGRFFDQDRFTPISGRLPNRSRPAEIAINREIARRYRLNVGDRLDIGVFSDEQTQDPDFFERPSPPQLRVSATVVGVGLFVEEVVQDDTDRSPLILFTPALVDKVEAWHTYAWQGLVLRRGDADVPAVKAALVSLTGQEFPQIFRVTSLDTFHAQQAVRPVSIALAVFGTIAGIAALLLVGQAVGRHLQAEREPRAVARALGVTPVSGALASGIGPALAVIAGGALAVAVAIAASPTMPIGTVRQVEVQRGIDLDWTVLGFGGAVFVVSLLAVIAVLAWSEAPSRVMRRSSRQGWGRPSLSARAGRNLPTPVMIGLRLAFERGGRGDAVPVRSIIVGTVGAVAALVAAVTFGTSLTNLAGQPRLFGWNWDVALVAQQGYGNTRPGPTSRILGNDPDIEAWSGAFFGADQIDGHNVPLLGMDTDAKVDPPMREGRSITRDDEIVLGTATLARLHKRVGDSVTSGGGRSLRIVGSATLPAIGVVHGDHTSLGIGGVVAPDQVPGYDRNITGTGEYGPNVLFVRFHPRADIAAVMSRLRGAADEMGAFPGALLVTPVQRPAEIVNADDIGRSPTVLGLAVAVSAMAALVLALTAAVRRRRRDLALLKALGFTRRQLGLTVACQASATVLVGLAVGIPVGVALGRVLWTLFAHQLNVVAAPALPLASIGYVVAITLLLANLLSALPARAARNLSAALVLSTE, from the coding sequence ATGCTCCTTGGGCTCGTCGGCGGCCTGTCACTTCTCAGTGTGGGTGGTGCCCGTCGCACGATGTCGGCCTACCCGAGGTTCCTGCGCTCCGCGAATCCCTCGACGATGGCGGTCGACACCGGACCCGTGCAGGATCCGGATTCTGCTGCCCTGCTCGATCGAGTGGCCCGCTTCCCGCAGGTGGAGCAGATCCACGCCTACGTCTCGTTCAACGCGGCCTTTCTGGTGGACGACCGTCCCGACCTTGCTCGGCCGTTCGAGGCACTCGGCAGCCTCGATGGGCGATTCTTCGACCAGGACCGCTTCACCCCGATCAGCGGGCGGCTACCGAATCGATCTCGACCGGCTGAGATAGCGATCAACAGGGAGATCGCTCGTCGATACCGCCTGAATGTCGGGGATCGCCTCGACATCGGCGTCTTCAGCGATGAACAGACGCAGGACCCGGACTTCTTCGAGCGTCCGTCGCCACCGCAGCTACGTGTTTCCGCCACCGTCGTGGGGGTCGGTCTCTTCGTCGAGGAGGTGGTGCAGGACGACACCGACCGGTCTCCGCTCATCCTGTTCACGCCTGCCTTGGTCGACAAGGTCGAGGCATGGCATACCTACGCCTGGCAGGGACTGGTACTTCGGCGCGGTGACGCAGACGTTCCTGCGGTGAAGGCCGCCCTCGTATCGTTGACTGGGCAGGAGTTCCCACAAATCTTCCGGGTGACCTCACTCGATACGTTCCATGCGCAGCAGGCGGTCCGGCCAGTGTCGATCGCGCTGGCTGTCTTCGGCACCATCGCGGGCATCGCTGCCCTGCTGCTGGTGGGCCAGGCCGTCGGACGGCACCTGCAAGCCGAGCGCGAGCCCCGAGCCGTTGCCCGGGCGCTGGGAGTCACGCCAGTGTCCGGCGCGCTGGCATCGGGTATCGGGCCTGCCTTGGCGGTGATCGCCGGCGGGGCGCTGGCCGTCGCCGTGGCCATCGCCGCCTCGCCCACCATGCCCATCGGAACAGTGCGTCAGGTTGAGGTGCAACGCGGCATCGACCTCGACTGGACCGTCCTGGGCTTCGGTGGCGCGGTCTTCGTCGTCTCGCTGCTCGCAGTTATCGCCGTCCTCGCATGGAGCGAGGCGCCGAGCCGGGTGATGCGCCGCTCATCGCGGCAGGGCTGGGGACGGCCCAGCCTCAGCGCCAGGGCCGGCCGGAACCTCCCGACGCCGGTGATGATCGGGCTCCGACTCGCCTTCGAACGCGGTGGGCGCGGCGACGCCGTCCCGGTGCGGTCGATCATCGTCGGAACGGTCGGCGCTGTTGCCGCGTTGGTGGCGGCGGTGACCTTCGGCACCAGCCTCACAAATCTGGCCGGTCAACCTCGCCTGTTCGGTTGGAACTGGGATGTCGCCCTCGTGGCCCAGCAGGGATACGGGAACACCAGGCCTGGGCCGACGAGCAGGATCCTCGGCAATGATCCGGATATCGAGGCGTGGTCCGGCGCCTTCTTCGGTGCTGATCAAATCGATGGGCACAACGTGCCGTTGCTCGGCATGGACACCGACGCCAAAGTCGATCCTCCGATGCGTGAAGGGCGGTCGATCACGCGCGACGACGAGATCGTCCTCGGCACCGCCACCTTGGCCCGGCTCCACAAGCGGGTCGGCGACTCGGTGACATCTGGCGGCGGAAGGTCGCTTCGGATCGTCGGATCGGCGACCTTGCCAGCAATCGGGGTGGTGCACGGCGACCACACGTCACTCGGCATCGGCGGGGTGGTCGCACCCGACCAGGTGCCTGGCTACGACCGGAACATCACGGGCACGGGGGAGTACGGGCCCAATGTCCTCTTCGTTCGGTTCCACCCCCGCGCCGACATCGCAGCCGTGATGAGCCGCCTCCGTGGGGCGGCCGACGAGATGGGCGCGTTCCCGGGCGCCCTCCTCGTAACGCCTGTGCAGCGACCAGCCGAGATCGTGAATGCCGACGACATCGGCCGGTCGCCGACCGTGCTCGGCCTGGCCGTCGCCGTATCCGCTATGGCGGCTCTCGTGCTGGCGTTGACGGCCGCCGTGCGTCGCCGGCGGCGTGACCTCGCGCTCTTGAAGGCCCTCGGCTTCACACGGCGTCAACTGGGCCTCACCGTTGCATGCCAGGCATCCGCAACGGTGCTGGTCGGACTGGCCGTCGGGATCCCAGTCGGCGTGGCGCTTGGTCGAGTGCTCTGGAC